The Alteripontixanthobacter sp. genome has a window encoding:
- a CDS encoding DciA family protein, whose product MAPGNMERDTDKPATSQASAGGANKPVKAARKTAAKPRVRKYERPRGGPAKPIADLMPQIGRTAFRRFGFVQSSVVTRWPEIVGETHARVCAPEAIRFPPGEKSEGILQLVVIPAHAPLIQHVIPEIMDRVNRFFGYKAVARVKIRQGEVKPPAAETRPKAPPSLRPIPMELGDSLRDIGDPELRTVLESLARSMGSKEDRDQ is encoded by the coding sequence ATGGCACCCGGCAACATGGAACGGGACACAGACAAACCGGCGACAAGCCAAGCGTCAGCGGGCGGGGCGAACAAGCCGGTCAAGGCCGCGCGCAAGACCGCGGCCAAGCCAAGAGTGCGCAAATATGAGCGGCCGCGCGGCGGTCCGGCAAAGCCGATTGCGGATCTGATGCCGCAAATCGGTCGCACCGCATTTCGCCGGTTCGGCTTCGTCCAGTCGAGCGTGGTTACACGCTGGCCCGAAATCGTCGGCGAAACCCATGCAAGGGTCTGCGCGCCCGAGGCCATCCGCTTTCCGCCGGGCGAGAAGTCCGAAGGCATCCTGCAATTAGTCGTCATTCCCGCCCACGCGCCGCTGATCCAGCATGTGATTCCTGAAATCATGGACCGGGTGAACCGCTTCTTCGGGTACAAGGCGGTTGCGCGGGTAAAAATCCGGCAAGGCGAGGTTAAGCCGCCGGCTGCTGAAACGCGCCCCAAGGCGCCGCCATCGCTCAGGCCGATCCCTATGGAACTGGGGGACAGTTTGCGCGATATCGGCGATCCGGAACTGCGCACGGTGCTGGAATCGCTCGCTCGCAGCATGGGTTCGAAAGAGGATCGCGATCAATGA
- a CDS encoding thioredoxin domain-containing protein, with product MTKLRTLALASLAAPLTLALAACDDAGTADGVSSGEAIDPIAAPEGQEWGEIAVKTEEGGYRIGNPDAPIKLVEFASHTCGGCASFAATGAAALEEEYVPTGVVSFEIRNLIRDPLDLTISVLARCGDPARFHPLADQAWASLNQFSQTIGQNGAMAEQAMTLPEDQRMIGIAEAAGLIDWFAARGLSRNQAQSCLADAENIRAIAEQSREQADLNNVQSTPTFLINGNNVGPQSWETLEPLLQEAGAR from the coding sequence ATGACCAAATTGCGCACCCTCGCCCTCGCCTCCCTTGCAGCTCCGCTTACCCTCGCCCTTGCCGCTTGCGACGACGCCGGCACTGCAGACGGAGTGAGCAGCGGCGAAGCGATCGATCCGATCGCAGCGCCCGAAGGCCAGGAATGGGGCGAAATCGCGGTCAAAACCGAAGAGGGCGGCTACCGTATCGGCAACCCCGATGCGCCGATAAAGCTGGTGGAATTCGCCAGCCACACTTGCGGCGGCTGCGCCTCTTTCGCCGCGACCGGGGCGGCTGCGCTGGAGGAGGAATACGTCCCCACCGGCGTCGTGTCCTTTGAAATCCGCAATTTGATCCGCGATCCGCTCGACCTGACCATTTCCGTGCTGGCCCGCTGCGGCGATCCGGCTCGCTTCCACCCGCTCGCCGACCAGGCCTGGGCATCGCTCAACCAGTTCAGCCAGACCATTGGCCAGAACGGCGCAATGGCGGAACAGGCAATGACCCTGCCGGAAGATCAGCGGATGATCGGCATCGCCGAAGCCGCCGGATTGATCGACTGGTTCGCCGCGCGCGGCCTGTCGCGCAACCAGGCGCAAAGCTGCCTCGCCGATGCGGAGAATATCCGCGCCATCGCCGAACAATCGCGTGAACAGGCCGATCTGAACAATGTCCAGTCGACACCGACTTTCCTGATCAACGGCAACAATGTCGGCCCGCAGAGCTGGGAAACGCTGGAACCCCTGCTGCAGGAGGCTGGCGCGCGGTAA
- a CDS encoding thioredoxin domain-containing protein: MKIGKAWKGAALAVAATFGIAATANWNAEVRQVDNGHVIGNPDAKHTLTEFVSYTCNHCASFTKQGEGTLQFAFIGPGHMQREVRNIVRDPLDLTAAMLTSCGDPRKFPQNHVAFMRSQDEWLPIAGRATAAQRQRWNFGPHTARRRAIAADFGFYKMMERRGYQRTQVDQCLADDAKALALAKSSAADLAKYELSGTPSFAVDGEVLRGTHDWATLEPQLTALYRR, translated from the coding sequence ATGAAAATCGGCAAAGCCTGGAAAGGCGCAGCGTTGGCAGTGGCAGCCACATTCGGCATCGCCGCAACCGCCAATTGGAATGCGGAGGTTCGGCAGGTCGATAATGGCCATGTGATCGGCAATCCCGACGCCAAGCATACGCTGACCGAATTCGTCAGCTATACCTGCAACCACTGCGCCAGCTTTACCAAGCAGGGCGAAGGCACGCTGCAATTCGCCTTTATCGGTCCCGGCCATATGCAGCGCGAGGTTCGCAATATCGTGCGCGACCCGCTCGATCTGACAGCGGCGATGCTGACCAGTTGCGGCGATCCCAGGAAGTTTCCCCAGAACCACGTCGCTTTCATGCGCAGCCAGGACGAATGGTTGCCGATTGCCGGGCGCGCCACCGCAGCACAGCGCCAGCGCTGGAATTTTGGCCCGCACACCGCACGACGCCGCGCCATTGCCGCCGATTTCGGGTTTTACAAGATGATGGAACGGCGCGGTTACCAGCGCACACAGGTCGACCAGTGCCTGGCCGACGACGCGAAGGCTCTCGCGCTGGCCAAGTCCAGCGCCGCCGATCTTGCGAAATACGAGCTGTCGGGCACCCCCAGCTTCGCCGTCGATGGCGAGGTGCTGCGCGGCACACATGACTGGGCTACGCTGGAGCCGCAACTGACTGCGCTGTATCGCCGTTGA